In Gigantopelta aegis isolate Gae_Host unplaced genomic scaffold, Gae_host_genome ctg1618_pilon_pilon, whole genome shotgun sequence, the DNA window CATAAGGTGGTAGTTGAGTTTGATATGTACTGTCAGTAAAATCTTCAGGAGTTGTTTTAGATGGTACATATCTCaatctaatataatatatgttgagATGTatagtatatgtacatgtagcaatTGTTATGTAGTAATATGTACgtgtataatatgtttataatataatagtaatagtcagttataattgattgtcaataatgttttgtaatataaCAATGCATGCTTAGTCTGAGAATTAGTTCCTAGAATCaccttaaaataatttattcaaatatgaaaaaacaaatggacgtaagtgtatgtatgtgtgtgggtggggtgtgtgggtgtgttggTGGGTGGAGTAGATAGATGAAATAGTAAATAGTTAAGTAGATGAAGATAAAGACTGACAGAAAACTAACAAGTTTCTTACTCTTTTAAAGTTAATAGTGTATACATTCTTTCCAGTAGTAATTTAGCTGCTCCTGGTTTACAATGTATAGTCCCTTCAATATAGTCCTTAGAAATATCTAACTTCTCACGAGTAAAGAACTAGGAGAAAGAGAAATAACCAAAACATTGagtatcaatttattaaataaccAAAACATTGAGTATCAATTTATTGTAGATATATCCTGGATATTACTAACTATATATGAATCTATCTCTATAAATCTACCTGTCCCTTcttattagttttgtttatgtatctatttacataattttatcTATTTAAATCTATTCATGTCAGTCATTTCTGCATTCATTCATCTGTCCGcctatcaatccatccatttatctattcatccatctgttTGTAGGTCTATCATCCATTTACCCTTTCTAGCTGTTGCCAATTTCCTTGTTTAGCTTGTACAGAAGTCCCATTAGTAAATGAGTGCATTTGTAAATCATGAGGATAATACCAGGCAAATATCTCAGCTACCAGATAGCCATTTGAAAAATCCCTAATAAAACACCTAGACAGATATTTAAGGAAATAAAACTAACCGCCTAACGTTCTTTATAGGGTGAGTGAGATCTAGACTTTGTAGCCATTTGATAACTTCTCTTGGAAGGCCACTCATTCCTATTCCAGCCTGAGGGTTTGTATCTGGTCGCTATGGCAACACATGTACACGTGATCAACATGGCCTCTGCAGTAATGAGTAGTAGTAGTGCTGCTAGTGAATTTTCTTCTAAAGTTTTGGAGGCATGCGAAGCAGGAGAGGCATTTATTTAAAGAGTTCTATACTACCATGGACAAGAGAAGAAATGTAAATTATTCCAATATGTAAACCTGTCTCCATTATTAGTCTAGTTGGCCATCCTCCATTGATCCATCTATTGAACAATCCATCTATCTATTGATGCATCTACTGTGATCCATCAATCCATTTagctatccatccatctatttattaATTCACTCCTTCATCCATTCACTTGTCCAACCATattcatttgtccatccatccattcgttcattcatttgtcCATTCACTAAATCCCTCTATAATTTATACTGTTAATGTTATCTATTACATTAGCTCTTACCTGGTTTCTATTCTGATGGTTCATTTATGGTCTGGAATGGTCCACTCGTACACAGGTTCTACAGATATTAGTACATTTTATCAAAGTCTACCATCAAAGTGAACATGAAGTAACATCATTTGATTGTCAACCAGTACCAGGTAAGTTAATATATCTTAACTATTAATACAGTATTGTCAATATACCTTAATACTAACTATTAATACAGTATTGTTAATAACTTACTATTAATACAGTATTGTCAATATACCTTAATACTAACTATTAATACAGTATTGTCAATATACCTTAACACTAACTATTAATACAGTATTGTCAATATACCTTAATACTAACTATTAATACAGTATTGTCAATATACCTTAATACTAACTATTAATAGCATGTACTAAATTTAGtgattgtttaaaaataatgttcagaTTACCTACCACGTCTTAATTTTAGCAATTCTCCTAGTCATTTCgctatataatttaataaatgaattaaattttTAGTGCATACAAAGTCATTATAAtcagtaaattaatatacttgAACTTAATAaggttattcattcattttgagCTACTGTCTTTATATTCTGCATTTTGTCATGATTATTATTACAAGCGTATTATTTTTTAGATCAGGGTCAGACACAGGTTCTTATTGTATGTACTGGTCAAGTTCTCTTTGATACTCAGGATGCTGTACCAAATAAATTCAATCAAAATTTCATTCTCATCAAACAAGGAGAGTACTGGAAAATAAACAATGACAGTTTCCGATTCATGGAATTATAGTCACAAAATTATCTAAATACCTATTTTCTGTTATTATTTTCACTTGTACATGTTATATGGATACCTTATATGGCAGTTTCTAGTATTTAACTCTTTATAATGTTGTTGTCTTAAAAGGTGGTACAAATTACTTGCTTATTTAAATAGTTTGTGGTGACAGTATCTACTGAAAAACGTTTTATAACACGGCCCTAAATTTTTGATGACAATGATGGCAAAAAATTGATATATTACTCTGTATATTTTGTCACCATAACCTCTTACAGTAAGGAGTTGATATACTAACAATGTAGTATGGCTGAGGGATACATAGCAAAGTATGGATTTCCTGCTGAACAAATAGTTGCAATCTACAATATTAATGATCATATCACATCAGTTAATGATCATATCATCAGTTAATGATCATATCACATTAGTTAATGATCATATCACATCAGTTAATGATCATATCACATCAGTTAATGATCATGATCACATTAGTTAATGATCATATCACATAGTTAATGATCATAATCACACCAGTTAATGATTATGATCACATTAGTTATGATCATATCACATTAGTTAATGATCATAATCACATCAGTTAATGATCATGATCACATTAGTTAATGATCATATCACATTAGTTAATGATCATAATCACACCAGTTAATGATTAGATCATATCAGTTAATGATCATATCATATTAGTTAATGATCATAATCACACCAGTTAATGATTAGATCATATCAGTTATGATCATATCACATTAGTTAATGATCATAATCACACCAGTTAATGATCATGATCACATTAGTTAATGATCATATCACATTAGTTAATGATCATAATCACACCAGTTAATGATCATAATCACACCAGTTAATGATTAGATCATATCAGTTAATGATCATATCACATTAGTTAATGATCATAATCACACCAGTTAATGATCATGATCACATTAGTTAATGATCATAATCACACCAGTTATTGATCATAATCACACCAGTTATTGAATCATATCACATTAGTTAATGATCATAATCACATCAGTTAATGATCATGATCACATTAGTTAATGATCATATCACATTAGTTAATGATCATAATCACACCAGTTAATGATTAGATCATATCAGTTAATGATCATATCATATTAGTTAATGATCATAATCACAACCAGTTATGATTAGATCATATCAGTTAATGATCATATCACATTAGTTAATGATCATAATCACACCACCAGTTAATGATCATGATCACATTAGTTAATGATCATATCACATTAGTTAATGATCATAATCACACCAGTTAATGATCATAATCACACCAGTTTAATGATTAGATCATATCAGTTAATGATCATATCACATTAGTTAATGATCATAATCACACCAGTTAATGATCATGATCACATTAGTTAATGATCATATCACATAGTTATGATCATAATCACACCATTATATGATCATATCCAGCATATCATATTACATGAGTTCATAATCACACCAGTTAATGATTAGATCATATCAGTTAATGATCATATCACATTAGTTAATGATCATAATTACACCAGGTATGATCAGATCATATCACATTAGTTAATGATCATATCACATTAGTTAATGATCATATCACATTAGTTAATGATTTATCACATCAGTTAATGATCATATCACATCAGTTAATGATCATACCACAGCAGTTAATGATCATATCACATTAGTTAATGATCATATCACATTAGTTAATGATCATAATCACACCAGTTATGATCATAATCACACCAGTTAATGATTAGATCATATCAGTTAATGATCATATCACATTAGTTAATGATCATAATCACACCAGTTATGATCATGATCACATTAGTTAATGATCATATCACATTAGTTAATGATCATATCACACCAGTTATTGATCATATCACATTAGTTAATGATCATAATCACACCAGTTAATGATTAGATCATATCGTTAATATCATATCACATTAGTTAATGATCATAATTACACCAGGTAATGATCAGATCATATCACATTAGTTAATGATCATATCACATTAGTTAATGATCATATCACATTAGTTAATGATTATATCACATCAGTTAATGATCATATCACATCAGTTAATGATCATACCACATCAGTTAATGATCATATCACATTAGTTAATGATCATATCACATTAGTTAATGATCATGATCAAATgatcatatattatattgttaataatgaAAGTGGTATATGATATTAGACATCTTCCATGTCACTATCTTcatcattactactactacttgaaTATTGTAAGTCCTGACGTAATATGTCTATTTCTTCTCCTCCTCCACTTCTTAAGAATCCACTTGCATTAACTCCATCCATTTCTTCATCATCTAATCCTTCAACATCAATGTCACCACTGTTGCCAATAGTAACTGAAGGTACCTGAAAAGAACAGAATAAATATTAGATTATTAAGTACATGGTGATTAGGATCATTCTTTATCCTATGATCACACTGTTACTATAAATAGCAATGCATATTACATGTTACTATATATAGGGTTATGATGATTTAACCCATTGATGAGGTATGTAGTTACATCCAGAACCTGTCTATCAGTGTTTGTAACTGGACATAATCTGCTGATATATCTTATACAGATAACAATAGCATGCTTGGTGGgtcaatatataaaaaatgcacCTGTTATATAACAGATATGCATTTAAGGCCCTCTTATCCAGATTATAAAGTGATAGGGGA includes these proteins:
- the LOC121391080 gene encoding spermatogenesis-associated protein 4-like, producing the protein MSGLPREVIKWLQSLDLTHPIKNVRRDFSNGYLVAEIFAWYYPHDLQMHSFTNGTSVQAKQGNWQQLERFFTREKLDISKDYIEGTIHCKPGAAKLLLERMYTLLTLKELRYVPSKTTPEDFTDSTYQTQLPPYARSTTSQAIKTNIANSELEMEPDRITCMIKLSSAWLWACLFYPI